The genomic segment TTCATGAGCTAATAAACCGGCTAATTCTGCCTCAGAATGAGTGCGAGCGATCGCACCCGCATTGACAAAAACCTTGCCTCCTGGTAGCGCAAAAGCATTGAGATCGTCATCTAGAACCACAAAAAATTCATACTCAAAATCCTGGCGTCCCGCTACCGTTGCTAATTTATTTCCTATCTCCCGAACGTAATTCAACACCTCTTCATTTTCAACCAGTGGCAGTTCGCGTTTGGCTTGTTTTGCCACCGATCGACCAATCGCAGATTCTCCCCGCAGCATCAGTGCGGCGCTTTCAACGGCAGTCAGAGGGCCAAACAAACTGCCAGTGACAGCATAGGTTAAAGCACCCGTGATCGCATTAGCGATCGCATTCCCTCTCAACTCCGCGCGTAAATGCGATTGATAACGTTTTAGATTCTCTTCCGCTAGCGTTGCAAACTCCGTCGCCTCTGGATGATTCGGGTTAAGCAACGCAAATTGACGTGCTGACAGCGAAGCTTCCAACCATTTTTTATTTTGACCGTATGCTGCAATTTTTGCTTTAAGCAACATCGGTTCGGCGGGATAAAGAGTGCTTGCCCGTTCCAAAACTTGTAAAGATTTTTCTACCTGATTGTAATCCCGCAGCGCTTTTGCATACTCTACCTGACCGGGAATAAATTCAGGATACTGCTCTATTAAAAATTGCAGCGGCACAAAAATTTTGCTTTCCAGTTTTTGTTGTATACCCGCTTGAGCCTCGCGCCAATAAACTCTCCCCGCTGGTGCTAACTTATCCGCGTCAGTAATGGCTTCTTTTCGCTCAGTTTTCTCGGTTGCATTAGCAAAAGGAACTTTTGCCTCCCGGTAAAGCTTTTCAGCCGCAGCAAATTGTCCCCCCAGATAAAGCTTATCCGCTTCAATTATTTTCTCTTGCTGAGCAATTTCTTCTGGAGTTAGTTTCTCCTCCTCAGCTTTTTCGTCTGTATCGGATTCTGGTTTTGTTTCCGGCTTTTCACTTGCTTCCGGACTGGGTTCTGGTTTTGTTTCCTCAGCAGAGGGTTTGACTTCAGGGGTGCTGGGTTCTTCTGCTTTCGGCGTCGTCGGAACTGGAGTGACGATTACCGTCGGAGGTGAATCCTTTTGCGTGTTGGTATCCTCTAGTTGAGGCGTTGGGGTTTCAGTTTTCTTGGGAACTGGAGTCACAATCACCGTAGGAGGCGATGTCGGTTCCGCTAGCACTGCTGTGGGGGAAGCGGACAATAGCACAAGCGCAAAAGCCAGGGAATTCCAGACAGGTTTCATGGCAGAAGAAAATGGAAACTCTAGTTTTCTATATTATGTTTAGAGTTTACCCGACCTATCTCGCTGGGACTACACGAACGCAGAGGCGGGATTGTGCCAATTTACGCAAACTTATTTTAGAGACGCGATCGCATTTCCTGTATTTGCGTTTTCGTTAGCGCGATCGCATCCTAAAGCAGTTCTGAGGAAATTTCGCTCATTGAGGCATAAAGTTCGTCTATCTAATTAATCTGCCGAGTTTGCGATCGCCTTGGTGCTGGCTATCTCTTGATAGAATGCCATGCTACCCATTCGTCCTCCGTTTTTCCAAATAAGCAGCAAATTCTCGACCTTTCGCCCCCAATTCCTCGATATCCGTATCCAGCATATCTTCAACCAGATAACTAGCATCGTGGTTAACAAAGCTATTTGGTTCAAACATACTATCGGGCAAGCATTCAAACTGTGCTATCAGGGTATCGATTACAGCCACAAAACAATTAGAATTTTGAGAGATTATTCTTTCACCTGCATTATAGATGGATAAAAGTAAGTGCTGCCAGCGGTTAAAAGCTTCTGCATCTCCATCATTTTCAGAAGTAACCAACCAGCGCACAAAAGAAAACTGAAGTTCTCCCAAAAACGCTTCTTTATCACTTTTATGGGTATCAAATAGAGCTAGTTCAAAGCGAGACTTGTGATGTTTTTCCATCCAATCAGATAATTCTGCTATTGGCAGATTGACTGGTGGTTCGCTAACTATCTCTTGATGAAGTTGCGGCGGAAAATCGCTGGAATTAATATATTGGGTCAATTTCCTCCACTTTTCCCACTGTTCTTGGGGATAAGGAAAGAGTGCTGTTCCCATAGAACCGTTGATGGCTAATTGT from the Coleofasciculus sp. FACHB-T130 genome contains:
- a CDS encoding M48 family metalloprotease, whose protein sequence is MLLSASPTAVLAEPTSPPTVIVTPVPKKTETPTPQLEDTNTQKDSPPTVIVTPVPTTPKAEEPSTPEVKPSAEETKPEPSPEASEKPETKPESDTDEKAEEEKLTPEEIAQQEKIIEADKLYLGGQFAAAEKLYREAKVPFANATEKTERKEAITDADKLAPAGRVYWREAQAGIQQKLESKIFVPLQFLIEQYPEFIPGQVEYAKALRDYNQVEKSLQVLERASTLYPAEPMLLKAKIAAYGQNKKWLEASLSARQFALLNPNHPEATEFATLAEENLKRYQSHLRAELRGNAIANAITGALTYAVTGSLFGPLTAVESAALMLRGESAIGRSVAKQAKRELPLVENEEVLNYVREIGNKLATVAGRQDFEYEFFVVLDDDLNAFALPGGKVFVNAGAIARTHSEAELAGLLAHELSHAVLSHGFQLVTQGNLTASVTGFIPYAGNTVTNLIVFDYSRDMERQA
- a CDS encoding AAR2 pre-mRNA splicing protein — encoded protein: MASLFTAIVLRDVPKLSAQIDLFKYPLKGGFRGFSLVPPGVHYVSVQAEATHPGFWCYLHADEVVVKVFDYTLQQFVDDNSESVATYQQLAINGSMGTALFPYPQEQWEKWRKLTQYINSSDFPPQLHQEIVSEPPVNLPIAELSDWMEKHHKSRFELALFDTHKSDKEAFLGELQFSFVRWLVTSENDGDAEAFNRWQHLLLSIYNAGERIISQNSNCFVAVIDTLIAQFECLPDSMFEPNSFVNHDASYLVEDMLDTDIEELGAKGREFAAYLEKRRTNG